GCTCTCGAGTTCGCCAACGCCATAGCTCGTTCGGAGCAGCGTTGGCACGGCCGCGGCGACGGATCCGCCCGCAAGGGCGAGGCTCCAGAGCGCCTGACTCGCCGCGAACACGCGCGTGCGCTGCGCCTCGCCCGCCTTCTCTGCGAGCAGCGCGTCGAAGCTCGAGATCGTCAGTGCTCCGGCCGCGCCGTTCGCGAGGCCGACGCCACCGAGGATGCTCGCCGCGACCAGCCACGCCGGCTCCATCGTCGTGGCGAAGACGAGGTAGCTCGGCACCGGAAGCAGCGTCCCGGCGACGATGAAACGACGCCTGCCCCACCGGTCGGCGAGGACGCCCGAGAAGGCGACGATGAGCGACGCCACCAGTCCGGAGACCGTGTAGAGGAGCCCGATGAACGCCGGCTGGATGCCCGCGCGGTCGAGGTAGAGCGGCAGCACGACGAGCAGGTAGCCCATCGGCACCGTCGATACGAAGGCGCTTGCGAGCAGCAGACGCGTGCCGGGCGGTGCGTACTCGCGCATCCGTTGCAGGCTAGCGCCGTTCGCATTGCGTACGCAGGGCGAACGGCGTTATCCTCAACGCACTTAGAACTTGTGAACCCCGGCCGGCGGGGCACGCCGTTCCGCCGGCCGCTTACGCGATCAAAGGGGCGTTCGCCCCGGCTCGGCGAGCGTCCTCGCGTTCGCGCCACACGGAAAGGAACTTGAGATGCCCGACCCTCTCGTCGTGGGCCTCGTGGCCCTCGTCGGAGGCCTCGTCGGCTTCGTCGTTGCCCTCCTGGTCCGCCGTTCCCTCGCGCTCGGCAGCGAAACGGCCGCGCGCGCGAACGGGGACCGCCTCATCGCGGAGGCCCGCGCGAAGCAGAAGGAGATCCTCCTCGAGGCCAAGGACGAGGCCATCACGCTGGCCAAGACGGCCGAGACCGAGAACCGCGAACGCCGCGCGGAGCTGCAGCGCTACGAAACGCGGCTGGACAAGAAGGACGAGCAGCTCGACCAGAAGCTCGCCGCTGTGGACCAGCGGGAGCGCCGCCTGGTCGAGAAGGAGCTGGAGCTAGAAGCCGAGCGCGAGAAGGTCGGCCAGCTGCAGACCGAGCAGCGGGCCGAGCTGTCCCGGGTGGCGGGCCTGTCGCTGGACGAAGCGCGCGGTCTGCTGCTGAAGCGTGTCGAGGACGAGATGCGCGACATCACCAACCGCAAGGTGCACGACCTCGAGCAGGAAGCGCGTGACACGGCAGACGTTCGTGCCCGCGAGATCATCACGATGGCGCTACAGCGGTACGCCGCCGAGCACACGGCCGAGCACACCGTGACCGTCGTGGCCCTTCCGAGCGACGACATGAAGGGCCGGATCATCGGCCGTGAGGGCCGGAACATCCGCACCCTCGAGACCCTCACCGGCGTCGACCTGATCATCGACGACACGCCCGAGGCCGTCGTCGTCTCCGGCTTCGACCCGATCCGGCGTGAGGTCGCAAAGCGCGCCCTCGAGCGGCTCCTCGTCGACGGGCGCATCCACCCCGCGCGCATCGAGGAGATGGTCGCGAAGGCGAAGAGCGAGATCGACCAGGTCATGAAGGAGGCTGCTGAGTCCGCCATCTACGAGGTCGGTCTCGCGGGGCTACATCCGGACCTCGTCCGCCTGCTCGGCCGTCTCCATTTCCGCACGTCGTACGGACAGAACGTCCTGCGCCATTCGATCGAGGTCGCCCACGTCGCCGGAATGCTGGCGTCGGAGACGGGCTACGACCCGCAAACGATGAAGCGCGCGGGCCTATTGCACGACATCGGCAAGGCGATCGACCACGAGGTCGAAGGGCCGCATACGATCATCGGCGGCGAGCTGCTGAAGCGGTACGGGTTCCCGCAGAACGTGATCGACGGAGTCGTCGGTCATCACGGCGACGTCGAGCCCGTGACAATGGTCGGCACGCTGATCTCCGCGGCCGACGCGATCAGCGCCGCGCGACCCGGCGCACGCAGCGAGATCGTCTCGAACTACCTGCAGCGCCTGCAGGAGCTCGAGAGCGTCGCGAACAGCTTCCAGGGCGTCGAGAAGTCGTTCGCGATCCAGGCGGGTCGCGAGATCCGGGTCATCGTGAAGCCCGAACAGATCGACGATCTCTCGACGGCGCGCCTGTCCCGCGACATCGCCCAGAAGATCCAGGAGTCGCTCCAATACCCGGGTCAGATAAAAGTGACGGTGATCAGGGAGACGCGAGCGGTCGAGTACGCGAAGTAGACGCTAGTCGGGTCAGGGAACACGGAACGGGCCGATGAGGTACGCGGGCCAACGGGTCGGAGTCCTTTGCTCTCTGCAGACGATCCCGTAGATGCCGCTGGGCAGCGTTGGCTCGGAGCTCTTGGTCTGCGTCGAATCGACGGTGGTGGCCCCGAATCTGTCGGTGAAGCTTGGAGGATTGAGCTGGTCCTCGTTCGACACGAACCGTCGTTGTTGCTCCGCGATGAACTCCTCCAGCTCACGGTATGCGTGGCCCTCGAGCATCCGATGGAAGGTGAACATCGCGGGGAACGATGTCTTGTTGACGAGCGTCGCGACAAAGTGCGCGGGCAGGAGCGCGCCGAGCTGCTGGGCGGTGCAGTCGGTGGCCGTCAGCGTGATCGTCGGGTTGGTGGCTGCCGTGGCGGCGGGTGCCGTGGCGGCTGGTGCCGTGGCGGCGGGTGCCGTGGCGGCGGGTGCCGTGGCGGCGGGCGCGGGCCCGCCGCACGCGAGCGTTGCGGAGATGAGTCCACAAACCACGAGCCCTAAAGTCCGACGTCTGAACATCCTCGGCCGAGGCGCAGCGTAATCTCGGCGTCAACAGTGTGAAGATCCTTTTCGTCGGCGACGTCGTCGGCAGGCCCGGACGGAACGCGATCGCGGCGCTCTTGCCGAAGGTCCGCGCGGAGCGCGCCATCGACCTCGCGATCGTCAATGGTGAGAACTCGGCGGGCGGGGCCGGTCTCACGTTGGACATCGCGCGTGAGCTCAATGCGAACGGCGCGGATGTGGTGACGAACGGCAACCATGTCTGGGACCAGCGACAGTTCCTCAACGACATCGAGCTTCTGCCGTTCGCGATCCGGCCGATCAACCTCGCGCCCGGCAATCCGGGACGCGGGTTCGTGGTAATGAAGGGCGTTCTCGTCGTGAACGCGATCGGCCGCACGTTCATGGCACCGGCCGACGACCCGTTCCGCGCGATCGACGACCTCCTCGATCAGCTGGGCCGCGACGCCCCACGCGTGCGCGTCCTTGACTGGCACGCCGAGGCGACCAGCGAGAAGGTCGCGATGGGCTGGCACCTCGATGGCCGGTTCTCAGCGGTCGTCGGTTCGCACACGCACGTGCCGACGGCGGACGCGCGGGTCCTCCCGCAGGGCACCGCGCACGTGTCGGATACCGGCATGGTCGGGCCGCGGGACTCGGTGCTCGGGGTGGACAAGGACATCATCGTCGCGCGTTTCCGCGACGGCATGCCGCGGCGATTCGAGGTCGCGGGCGGTCCGGTGCAGTTCAACAGCGTGGTCATCGACGCCGACGAGTCCACGGGTCGCGCTCGATCGATCGAGCGGCTCGACCTGGAGCACGAAGCCTGAGCGCGGGTTACCCGATCGACCTCCATACACATTCGACCGCGTCAGACGGCGCGCTCTCTCCAGCGGAGC
This sequence is a window from Candidatus Limnocylindria bacterium. Protein-coding genes within it:
- a CDS encoding TIGR00282 family metallophosphoesterase translates to MKILFVGDVVGRPGRNAIAALLPKVRAERAIDLAIVNGENSAGGAGLTLDIARELNANGADVVTNGNHVWDQRQFLNDIELLPFAIRPINLAPGNPGRGFVVMKGVLVVNAIGRTFMAPADDPFRAIDDLLDQLGRDAPRVRVLDWHAEATSEKVAMGWHLDGRFSAVVGSHTHVPTADARVLPQGTAHVSDTGMVGPRDSVLGVDKDIIVARFRDGMPRRFEVAGGPVQFNSVVIDADESTGRARSIERLDLEHEA
- a CDS encoding MFS transporter, producing MREYAPPGTRLLLASAFVSTVPMGYLLVVLPLYLDRAGIQPAFIGLLYTVSGLVASLIVAFSGVLADRWGRRRFIVAGTLLPVPSYLVFATTMEPAWLVAASILGGVGLANGAAGALTISSFDALLAEKAGEAQRTRVFAASQALWSLALAGGSVAAAVPTLLRTSYGVGELES
- the rny gene encoding ribonuclease Y, which gives rise to MPDPLVVGLVALVGGLVGFVVALLVRRSLALGSETAARANGDRLIAEARAKQKEILLEAKDEAITLAKTAETENRERRAELQRYETRLDKKDEQLDQKLAAVDQRERRLVEKELELEAEREKVGQLQTEQRAELSRVAGLSLDEARGLLLKRVEDEMRDITNRKVHDLEQEARDTADVRAREIITMALQRYAAEHTAEHTVTVVALPSDDMKGRIIGREGRNIRTLETLTGVDLIIDDTPEAVVVSGFDPIRREVAKRALERLLVDGRIHPARIEEMVAKAKSEIDQVMKEAAESAIYEVGLAGLHPDLVRLLGRLHFRTSYGQNVLRHSIEVAHVAGMLASETGYDPQTMKRAGLLHDIGKAIDHEVEGPHTIIGGELLKRYGFPQNVIDGVVGHHGDVEPVTMVGTLISAADAISAARPGARSEIVSNYLQRLQELESVANSFQGVEKSFAIQAGREIRVIVKPEQIDDLSTARLSRDIAQKIQESLQYPGQIKVTVIRETRAVEYAK